One part of the Salvelinus fontinalis isolate EN_2023a chromosome 4, ASM2944872v1, whole genome shotgun sequence genome encodes these proteins:
- the atg13 gene encoding autophagy-related protein 13 isoform X6, whose amino-acid sequence MMDSDLSPQDKKDLDKFIKFFALKTVQVIVQARLGEKVCTRSLSSPTGSDWFNLAIKDIPEVTHEAKKALSGQLPGIGRSMCVEISLKTSEGDSMELETWCLEMNEKCDKDIKVSYTVYNRLSLLLKSLLAITRVTPAYKLSRMQGHDYVILYRIYFGEVQLTGLGEGFQTVRVGVVGTPIGTITLSCAYRTNLAFMSTRQFERTAPIMGIIIDHFVERPFGNMGHMRPCNYRAPGEDEGAYNGVEDSQEVCTTSFSTSPPSQPPVLVGAADFCHPYTLNAANPHQMGIPGKEGGVPQQVPVQPCHGAQAEHGRVSSCPPADHVPATPSSSGEDAETSSRSIEVKSVSPCDVLETTFTRKVGAFVNKPGTQVTTASLDLPFAAFAPRAYDPEENDPMVQPPESPATSSPLQGSLHSQGFGESGGPAQDDFVMVDFKPAFSKDDLLPMDLGTFYREFQNPPQLASLTIDVSSQSMAEDLDSLPEKLAVYEKNIDEFDAFVDTLQ is encoded by the exons ATGATGGACAGTGATCTAAGTCCTCAGGATAAAAAAGACTTGGACAAGTTCATAAAGTTTTTTGCTTTGAAG ACAGTGCAGGTGATAGTCCAAGCGCGTCTTGGGGAAAAAGTATGCACACGCTCCTTGTCTTCACCTACTGGCTCTGATTGG TTCAATCTGGCAATCAAAGATATCCCAGAAGTTACACATGAGGCAAAGAAAGCTCTGTCCGGGCAGCTTCCTGGCATCGGACGATCCATGTGTGTTGAGATCTCCCTCAAAACCTCAGAG GGAGACTCAATGGAATTGGAGACATGGTGTCTCGAAATGAACGAGAA GTGTGACAAAGATATTAAGGTGTCCTACACTGTCTATAACCGACTGTCATTACTGCTCAAGTCACTGCTGGCCATTACAAGGGTAACCCCAGCCTACAAACTCTCACGAATGCAAGGCCATGACTATGTCATACTGTACAG GATATATTTTGGAGAGGTTCAACTCACAGGATTGGGAGAAG GGTTCCAGACAGTGCGTGTCGGAGTTGTGGGAACTCCCATTGGAACCATCACCTTGTCTTGTGCTTACAGGACAAACCTGGCCTTCATGTCCACCAG GCAGTTTGAGAGGACGGCTCCGATTATGGGCATAATTATTGACCACTTCGTTGAGCGCCCCTTTGGCAACATGGGACACATGCGTCCATGTAACTACAG AGCACCCGGGGAAGATGAAGGAGCATACAATGGGGTGGAGGATTCTCAAGAAGTGTGCACCACGTCCTTCTCCACTTCTCCACCCTCACAA CCTCCTGTTCTTGTTGGAGCTGCTGACTTCTGCCACCCTTACACCTTAAACGCTGCCAACCCACACCAG ATGGGTATTCCAGGGAAGGAGGGGGGCGTACCCCAGCAGGTGCCTGTGCAGCCTTGTCATGGTGCCCAGGCAGAGCATGGACGAGTGTCCTCATGCCCCCCTGCTGATCATGTTCCCGCCACGCCCTCCAGCAG TGGTGAGGATGCAGAGACCTCGTCGAGGAGCATTGAGGTGAAGAGTGTCTCTCCCTGTGATGTACTGGAGACCACCTTCACCAGGAAAGTGGGTGCCTTTGTCAACAAGCCAGGCACACAG GTAACCACAGCAAGCCTGGACTTACCATTTGCAGCTTTTGCTCCCAGAGCCTATGACCCCGAGGAAAATGACCCTATG GTTCAGCCGCCGGAGTCCCCAGCCACGTCCTCTCCCCTGCAGGGCAGTTTGCACTCCCAGGGCTTTGGTGAGAGTGGAGGCCCGGCACAGGACGACTTTGTTATGGTGGACTTT AAGCCTGCGTTCTCTAAGGATGACCTCCTTCCCATGGACCTTGGCACATTCTACAGAGAGTTCCAGAACCCCCCACAGCTCGCCAGCCTCACTATTGATGTCAGTTCTCAGTCCATGGCAGAAGACCTG GACTCTCTTCCTGAAAAACTGGCAGTATACGAGAAGAACATTGATGAATTTGATGCATTTGTGGACACATTGCAGTAG
- the atg13 gene encoding autophagy-related protein 13 isoform X7 — protein MMDSDLSPQDKKDLDKFIKFFALKTVQVIVQARLGEKVCTRSLSSPTGSDWFNLAIKDIPEVTHEAKKALSGQLPGIGRSMCVEISLKTSEGDSMELETWCLEMNEKCDKDIKVSYTVYNRLSLLLKSLLAITRVTPAYKLSRMQGHDYVILYRIYFGEVQLTGLGEGFQTVRVGVVGTPIGTITLSCAYRTNLAFMSTRQFERTAPIMGIIIDHFVERPFGNMGHMRPCNYRAPGEDEGAYNGVEDSQEVCTTSFSTSPPSQMGIPGKEGGVPQQVPVQPCHGAQAEHGRVSSCPPADHVPATPSSSGEDAETSSRSIEVKSVSPCDVLETTFTRKVGAFVNKPGTQVTTASLDLPFAAFAPRAYDPEENDPMVQPPESPATSSPLQGSLHSQGFGESGGPAQDDFVMVDFKPAFSKDDLLPMDLGTFYREFQNPPQLASLTIDVSSQSMAEDLDSLPEKLAVYEKNIDEFDAFVDTLQ, from the exons ATGATGGACAGTGATCTAAGTCCTCAGGATAAAAAAGACTTGGACAAGTTCATAAAGTTTTTTGCTTTGAAG ACAGTGCAGGTGATAGTCCAAGCGCGTCTTGGGGAAAAAGTATGCACACGCTCCTTGTCTTCACCTACTGGCTCTGATTGG TTCAATCTGGCAATCAAAGATATCCCAGAAGTTACACATGAGGCAAAGAAAGCTCTGTCCGGGCAGCTTCCTGGCATCGGACGATCCATGTGTGTTGAGATCTCCCTCAAAACCTCAGAG GGAGACTCAATGGAATTGGAGACATGGTGTCTCGAAATGAACGAGAA GTGTGACAAAGATATTAAGGTGTCCTACACTGTCTATAACCGACTGTCATTACTGCTCAAGTCACTGCTGGCCATTACAAGGGTAACCCCAGCCTACAAACTCTCACGAATGCAAGGCCATGACTATGTCATACTGTACAG GATATATTTTGGAGAGGTTCAACTCACAGGATTGGGAGAAG GGTTCCAGACAGTGCGTGTCGGAGTTGTGGGAACTCCCATTGGAACCATCACCTTGTCTTGTGCTTACAGGACAAACCTGGCCTTCATGTCCACCAG GCAGTTTGAGAGGACGGCTCCGATTATGGGCATAATTATTGACCACTTCGTTGAGCGCCCCTTTGGCAACATGGGACACATGCGTCCATGTAACTACAG AGCACCCGGGGAAGATGAAGGAGCATACAATGGGGTGGAGGATTCTCAAGAAGTGTGCACCACGTCCTTCTCCACTTCTCCACCCTCACAA ATGGGTATTCCAGGGAAGGAGGGGGGCGTACCCCAGCAGGTGCCTGTGCAGCCTTGTCATGGTGCCCAGGCAGAGCATGGACGAGTGTCCTCATGCCCCCCTGCTGATCATGTTCCCGCCACGCCCTCCAGCAG TGGTGAGGATGCAGAGACCTCGTCGAGGAGCATTGAGGTGAAGAGTGTCTCTCCCTGTGATGTACTGGAGACCACCTTCACCAGGAAAGTGGGTGCCTTTGTCAACAAGCCAGGCACACAG GTAACCACAGCAAGCCTGGACTTACCATTTGCAGCTTTTGCTCCCAGAGCCTATGACCCCGAGGAAAATGACCCTATG GTTCAGCCGCCGGAGTCCCCAGCCACGTCCTCTCCCCTGCAGGGCAGTTTGCACTCCCAGGGCTTTGGTGAGAGTGGAGGCCCGGCACAGGACGACTTTGTTATGGTGGACTTT AAGCCTGCGTTCTCTAAGGATGACCTCCTTCCCATGGACCTTGGCACATTCTACAGAGAGTTCCAGAACCCCCCACAGCTCGCCAGCCTCACTATTGATGTCAGTTCTCAGTCCATGGCAGAAGACCTG GACTCTCTTCCTGAAAAACTGGCAGTATACGAGAAGAACATTGATGAATTTGATGCATTTGTGGACACATTGCAGTAG
- the atg13 gene encoding autophagy-related protein 13 isoform X2 — MMDSDLSPQDKKDLDKFIKFFALKTVQVIVQARLGEKVCTRSLSSPTGSDWFNLAIKDIPEVTHEAKKALSGQLPGIGRSMCVEISLKTSEGDSMELETWCLEMNEKCDKDIKVSYTVYNRLSLLLKSLLAITRVTPAYKLSRMQGHDYVILYRIYFGEVQLTGLGEGFQTVRVGVVGTPIGTITLSCAYRTNLAFMSTRQFERTAPIMGIIIDHFVERPFGNMGHMRPCNYRAPGEDEGAYNGVEDSQEVCTTSFSTSPPSQCVFTVSKAHLKTPKPAVMDTLKVPMMGLAFSHQLYCSRLSYQPPVLVGAADFCHPYTLNAANPHQMGIPGKEGGVPQQVPVQPCHGAQAEHGRVSSCPPADHVPATPSSSGEDAETSSRSIEVKSVSPCDVLETTFTRKVGAFVNKPGTQVTTASLDLPFAAFAPRAYDPEENDPMVQPPESPATSSPLQGSLHSQGFGESGGPAQDDFVMVDFKPAFSKDDLLPMDLGTFYREFQNPPQLASLTIDVSSQSMAEDLDSLPEKLAVYEKNIDEFDAFVDTLQ; from the exons ATGATGGACAGTGATCTAAGTCCTCAGGATAAAAAAGACTTGGACAAGTTCATAAAGTTTTTTGCTTTGAAG ACAGTGCAGGTGATAGTCCAAGCGCGTCTTGGGGAAAAAGTATGCACACGCTCCTTGTCTTCACCTACTGGCTCTGATTGG TTCAATCTGGCAATCAAAGATATCCCAGAAGTTACACATGAGGCAAAGAAAGCTCTGTCCGGGCAGCTTCCTGGCATCGGACGATCCATGTGTGTTGAGATCTCCCTCAAAACCTCAGAG GGAGACTCAATGGAATTGGAGACATGGTGTCTCGAAATGAACGAGAA GTGTGACAAAGATATTAAGGTGTCCTACACTGTCTATAACCGACTGTCATTACTGCTCAAGTCACTGCTGGCCATTACAAGGGTAACCCCAGCCTACAAACTCTCACGAATGCAAGGCCATGACTATGTCATACTGTACAG GATATATTTTGGAGAGGTTCAACTCACAGGATTGGGAGAAG GGTTCCAGACAGTGCGTGTCGGAGTTGTGGGAACTCCCATTGGAACCATCACCTTGTCTTGTGCTTACAGGACAAACCTGGCCTTCATGTCCACCAG GCAGTTTGAGAGGACGGCTCCGATTATGGGCATAATTATTGACCACTTCGTTGAGCGCCCCTTTGGCAACATGGGACACATGCGTCCATGTAACTACAG AGCACCCGGGGAAGATGAAGGAGCATACAATGGGGTGGAGGATTCTCAAGAAGTGTGCACCACGTCCTTCTCCACTTCTCCACCCTCACAA tgtgtgttcACTGTAAGTAAGGCACATTTAAAGACCCCTAAACCTGCAGTGATGGACACTCTGAAAGTCCCCATGATGGGCCTGGCCTTCTCACACCAA ctctactGCTCTCGTCTCTCTTATCAGCCTCCTGTTCTTGTTGGAGCTGCTGACTTCTGCCACCCTTACACCTTAAACGCTGCCAACCCACACCAG ATGGGTATTCCAGGGAAGGAGGGGGGCGTACCCCAGCAGGTGCCTGTGCAGCCTTGTCATGGTGCCCAGGCAGAGCATGGACGAGTGTCCTCATGCCCCCCTGCTGATCATGTTCCCGCCACGCCCTCCAGCAG TGGTGAGGATGCAGAGACCTCGTCGAGGAGCATTGAGGTGAAGAGTGTCTCTCCCTGTGATGTACTGGAGACCACCTTCACCAGGAAAGTGGGTGCCTTTGTCAACAAGCCAGGCACACAG GTAACCACAGCAAGCCTGGACTTACCATTTGCAGCTTTTGCTCCCAGAGCCTATGACCCCGAGGAAAATGACCCTATG GTTCAGCCGCCGGAGTCCCCAGCCACGTCCTCTCCCCTGCAGGGCAGTTTGCACTCCCAGGGCTTTGGTGAGAGTGGAGGCCCGGCACAGGACGACTTTGTTATGGTGGACTTT AAGCCTGCGTTCTCTAAGGATGACCTCCTTCCCATGGACCTTGGCACATTCTACAGAGAGTTCCAGAACCCCCCACAGCTCGCCAGCCTCACTATTGATGTCAGTTCTCAGTCCATGGCAGAAGACCTG GACTCTCTTCCTGAAAAACTGGCAGTATACGAGAAGAACATTGATGAATTTGATGCATTTGTGGACACATTGCAGTAG
- the atg13 gene encoding autophagy-related protein 13 isoform X1, which translates to MMDSDLSPQDKKDLDKFIKFFALKTVQVIVQARLGEKVCTRSLSSPTGSDWFNLAIKDIPEVTHEAKKALSGQLPGIGRSMCVEISLKTSEGDSMELETWCLEMNEKCDKDIKVSYTVYNRLSLLLKSLLAITRVTPAYKLSRMQGHDYVILYRIYFGEVQLTGLGEGFQTVRVGVVGTPIGTITLSCAYRTNLAFMSTRQFERTAPIMGIIIDHFVERPFGNMGHMRPCNYRAPGEDEGAYNGVEDSQEVCTTSFSTSPPSQCVFTVSKAHLKTPKPAVMDTLKVPMMGLAFSHQLYCSRLSYQPPVLVGAADFCHPYTLNAANPHQVTTQMGIPGKEGGVPQQVPVQPCHGAQAEHGRVSSCPPADHVPATPSSSGEDAETSSRSIEVKSVSPCDVLETTFTRKVGAFVNKPGTQVTTASLDLPFAAFAPRAYDPEENDPMVQPPESPATSSPLQGSLHSQGFGESGGPAQDDFVMVDFKPAFSKDDLLPMDLGTFYREFQNPPQLASLTIDVSSQSMAEDLDSLPEKLAVYEKNIDEFDAFVDTLQ; encoded by the exons ATGATGGACAGTGATCTAAGTCCTCAGGATAAAAAAGACTTGGACAAGTTCATAAAGTTTTTTGCTTTGAAG ACAGTGCAGGTGATAGTCCAAGCGCGTCTTGGGGAAAAAGTATGCACACGCTCCTTGTCTTCACCTACTGGCTCTGATTGG TTCAATCTGGCAATCAAAGATATCCCAGAAGTTACACATGAGGCAAAGAAAGCTCTGTCCGGGCAGCTTCCTGGCATCGGACGATCCATGTGTGTTGAGATCTCCCTCAAAACCTCAGAG GGAGACTCAATGGAATTGGAGACATGGTGTCTCGAAATGAACGAGAA GTGTGACAAAGATATTAAGGTGTCCTACACTGTCTATAACCGACTGTCATTACTGCTCAAGTCACTGCTGGCCATTACAAGGGTAACCCCAGCCTACAAACTCTCACGAATGCAAGGCCATGACTATGTCATACTGTACAG GATATATTTTGGAGAGGTTCAACTCACAGGATTGGGAGAAG GGTTCCAGACAGTGCGTGTCGGAGTTGTGGGAACTCCCATTGGAACCATCACCTTGTCTTGTGCTTACAGGACAAACCTGGCCTTCATGTCCACCAG GCAGTTTGAGAGGACGGCTCCGATTATGGGCATAATTATTGACCACTTCGTTGAGCGCCCCTTTGGCAACATGGGACACATGCGTCCATGTAACTACAG AGCACCCGGGGAAGATGAAGGAGCATACAATGGGGTGGAGGATTCTCAAGAAGTGTGCACCACGTCCTTCTCCACTTCTCCACCCTCACAA tgtgtgttcACTGTAAGTAAGGCACATTTAAAGACCCCTAAACCTGCAGTGATGGACACTCTGAAAGTCCCCATGATGGGCCTGGCCTTCTCACACCAA ctctactGCTCTCGTCTCTCTTATCAGCCTCCTGTTCTTGTTGGAGCTGCTGACTTCTGCCACCCTTACACCTTAAACGCTGCCAACCCACACCAGGTAACCACCCAG ATGGGTATTCCAGGGAAGGAGGGGGGCGTACCCCAGCAGGTGCCTGTGCAGCCTTGTCATGGTGCCCAGGCAGAGCATGGACGAGTGTCCTCATGCCCCCCTGCTGATCATGTTCCCGCCACGCCCTCCAGCAG TGGTGAGGATGCAGAGACCTCGTCGAGGAGCATTGAGGTGAAGAGTGTCTCTCCCTGTGATGTACTGGAGACCACCTTCACCAGGAAAGTGGGTGCCTTTGTCAACAAGCCAGGCACACAG GTAACCACAGCAAGCCTGGACTTACCATTTGCAGCTTTTGCTCCCAGAGCCTATGACCCCGAGGAAAATGACCCTATG GTTCAGCCGCCGGAGTCCCCAGCCACGTCCTCTCCCCTGCAGGGCAGTTTGCACTCCCAGGGCTTTGGTGAGAGTGGAGGCCCGGCACAGGACGACTTTGTTATGGTGGACTTT AAGCCTGCGTTCTCTAAGGATGACCTCCTTCCCATGGACCTTGGCACATTCTACAGAGAGTTCCAGAACCCCCCACAGCTCGCCAGCCTCACTATTGATGTCAGTTCTCAGTCCATGGCAGAAGACCTG GACTCTCTTCCTGAAAAACTGGCAGTATACGAGAAGAACATTGATGAATTTGATGCATTTGTGGACACATTGCAGTAG
- the atg13 gene encoding autophagy-related protein 13 isoform X5, whose translation MMDSDLSPQDKKDLDKFIKFFALKTVQVIVQARLGEKVCTRSLSSPTGSDWFNLAIKDIPEVTHEAKKALSGQLPGIGRSMCVEISLKTSEGDSMELETWCLEMNEKCDKDIKVSYTVYNRLSLLLKSLLAITRVTPAYKLSRMQGHDYVILYRIYFGEVQLTGLGEGFQTVRVGVVGTPIGTITLSCAYRTNLAFMSTRQFERTAPIMGIIIDHFVERPFGNMGHMRPCNYRAPGEDEGAYNGVEDSQEVCTTSFSTSPPSQPPVLVGAADFCHPYTLNAANPHQVTTQMGIPGKEGGVPQQVPVQPCHGAQAEHGRVSSCPPADHVPATPSSSGEDAETSSRSIEVKSVSPCDVLETTFTRKVGAFVNKPGTQVTTASLDLPFAAFAPRAYDPEENDPMVQPPESPATSSPLQGSLHSQGFGESGGPAQDDFVMVDFKPAFSKDDLLPMDLGTFYREFQNPPQLASLTIDVSSQSMAEDLDSLPEKLAVYEKNIDEFDAFVDTLQ comes from the exons ATGATGGACAGTGATCTAAGTCCTCAGGATAAAAAAGACTTGGACAAGTTCATAAAGTTTTTTGCTTTGAAG ACAGTGCAGGTGATAGTCCAAGCGCGTCTTGGGGAAAAAGTATGCACACGCTCCTTGTCTTCACCTACTGGCTCTGATTGG TTCAATCTGGCAATCAAAGATATCCCAGAAGTTACACATGAGGCAAAGAAAGCTCTGTCCGGGCAGCTTCCTGGCATCGGACGATCCATGTGTGTTGAGATCTCCCTCAAAACCTCAGAG GGAGACTCAATGGAATTGGAGACATGGTGTCTCGAAATGAACGAGAA GTGTGACAAAGATATTAAGGTGTCCTACACTGTCTATAACCGACTGTCATTACTGCTCAAGTCACTGCTGGCCATTACAAGGGTAACCCCAGCCTACAAACTCTCACGAATGCAAGGCCATGACTATGTCATACTGTACAG GATATATTTTGGAGAGGTTCAACTCACAGGATTGGGAGAAG GGTTCCAGACAGTGCGTGTCGGAGTTGTGGGAACTCCCATTGGAACCATCACCTTGTCTTGTGCTTACAGGACAAACCTGGCCTTCATGTCCACCAG GCAGTTTGAGAGGACGGCTCCGATTATGGGCATAATTATTGACCACTTCGTTGAGCGCCCCTTTGGCAACATGGGACACATGCGTCCATGTAACTACAG AGCACCCGGGGAAGATGAAGGAGCATACAATGGGGTGGAGGATTCTCAAGAAGTGTGCACCACGTCCTTCTCCACTTCTCCACCCTCACAA CCTCCTGTTCTTGTTGGAGCTGCTGACTTCTGCCACCCTTACACCTTAAACGCTGCCAACCCACACCAGGTAACCACCCAG ATGGGTATTCCAGGGAAGGAGGGGGGCGTACCCCAGCAGGTGCCTGTGCAGCCTTGTCATGGTGCCCAGGCAGAGCATGGACGAGTGTCCTCATGCCCCCCTGCTGATCATGTTCCCGCCACGCCCTCCAGCAG TGGTGAGGATGCAGAGACCTCGTCGAGGAGCATTGAGGTGAAGAGTGTCTCTCCCTGTGATGTACTGGAGACCACCTTCACCAGGAAAGTGGGTGCCTTTGTCAACAAGCCAGGCACACAG GTAACCACAGCAAGCCTGGACTTACCATTTGCAGCTTTTGCTCCCAGAGCCTATGACCCCGAGGAAAATGACCCTATG GTTCAGCCGCCGGAGTCCCCAGCCACGTCCTCTCCCCTGCAGGGCAGTTTGCACTCCCAGGGCTTTGGTGAGAGTGGAGGCCCGGCACAGGACGACTTTGTTATGGTGGACTTT AAGCCTGCGTTCTCTAAGGATGACCTCCTTCCCATGGACCTTGGCACATTCTACAGAGAGTTCCAGAACCCCCCACAGCTCGCCAGCCTCACTATTGATGTCAGTTCTCAGTCCATGGCAGAAGACCTG GACTCTCTTCCTGAAAAACTGGCAGTATACGAGAAGAACATTGATGAATTTGATGCATTTGTGGACACATTGCAGTAG
- the atg13 gene encoding autophagy-related protein 13 isoform X4: protein MMDSDLSPQDKKDLDKFIKFFALKTVQVIVQARLGEKVCTRSLSSPTGSDWFNLAIKDIPEVTHEAKKALSGQLPGIGRSMCVEISLKTSEGDSMELETWCLEMNEKCDKDIKVSYTVYNRLSLLLKSLLAITRVTPAYKLSRMQGHDYVILYRIYFGEVQLTGLGEGFQTVRVGVVGTPIGTITLSCAYRTNLAFMSTRQFERTAPIMGIIIDHFVERPFGNMGHMRPCNYRAPGEDEGAYNGVEDSQEVCTTSFSTSPPSQLYCSRLSYQPPVLVGAADFCHPYTLNAANPHQMGIPGKEGGVPQQVPVQPCHGAQAEHGRVSSCPPADHVPATPSSSGEDAETSSRSIEVKSVSPCDVLETTFTRKVGAFVNKPGTQVTTASLDLPFAAFAPRAYDPEENDPMVQPPESPATSSPLQGSLHSQGFGESGGPAQDDFVMVDFKPAFSKDDLLPMDLGTFYREFQNPPQLASLTIDVSSQSMAEDLDSLPEKLAVYEKNIDEFDAFVDTLQ, encoded by the exons ATGATGGACAGTGATCTAAGTCCTCAGGATAAAAAAGACTTGGACAAGTTCATAAAGTTTTTTGCTTTGAAG ACAGTGCAGGTGATAGTCCAAGCGCGTCTTGGGGAAAAAGTATGCACACGCTCCTTGTCTTCACCTACTGGCTCTGATTGG TTCAATCTGGCAATCAAAGATATCCCAGAAGTTACACATGAGGCAAAGAAAGCTCTGTCCGGGCAGCTTCCTGGCATCGGACGATCCATGTGTGTTGAGATCTCCCTCAAAACCTCAGAG GGAGACTCAATGGAATTGGAGACATGGTGTCTCGAAATGAACGAGAA GTGTGACAAAGATATTAAGGTGTCCTACACTGTCTATAACCGACTGTCATTACTGCTCAAGTCACTGCTGGCCATTACAAGGGTAACCCCAGCCTACAAACTCTCACGAATGCAAGGCCATGACTATGTCATACTGTACAG GATATATTTTGGAGAGGTTCAACTCACAGGATTGGGAGAAG GGTTCCAGACAGTGCGTGTCGGAGTTGTGGGAACTCCCATTGGAACCATCACCTTGTCTTGTGCTTACAGGACAAACCTGGCCTTCATGTCCACCAG GCAGTTTGAGAGGACGGCTCCGATTATGGGCATAATTATTGACCACTTCGTTGAGCGCCCCTTTGGCAACATGGGACACATGCGTCCATGTAACTACAG AGCACCCGGGGAAGATGAAGGAGCATACAATGGGGTGGAGGATTCTCAAGAAGTGTGCACCACGTCCTTCTCCACTTCTCCACCCTCACAA ctctactGCTCTCGTCTCTCTTATCAGCCTCCTGTTCTTGTTGGAGCTGCTGACTTCTGCCACCCTTACACCTTAAACGCTGCCAACCCACACCAG ATGGGTATTCCAGGGAAGGAGGGGGGCGTACCCCAGCAGGTGCCTGTGCAGCCTTGTCATGGTGCCCAGGCAGAGCATGGACGAGTGTCCTCATGCCCCCCTGCTGATCATGTTCCCGCCACGCCCTCCAGCAG TGGTGAGGATGCAGAGACCTCGTCGAGGAGCATTGAGGTGAAGAGTGTCTCTCCCTGTGATGTACTGGAGACCACCTTCACCAGGAAAGTGGGTGCCTTTGTCAACAAGCCAGGCACACAG GTAACCACAGCAAGCCTGGACTTACCATTTGCAGCTTTTGCTCCCAGAGCCTATGACCCCGAGGAAAATGACCCTATG GTTCAGCCGCCGGAGTCCCCAGCCACGTCCTCTCCCCTGCAGGGCAGTTTGCACTCCCAGGGCTTTGGTGAGAGTGGAGGCCCGGCACAGGACGACTTTGTTATGGTGGACTTT AAGCCTGCGTTCTCTAAGGATGACCTCCTTCCCATGGACCTTGGCACATTCTACAGAGAGTTCCAGAACCCCCCACAGCTCGCCAGCCTCACTATTGATGTCAGTTCTCAGTCCATGGCAGAAGACCTG GACTCTCTTCCTGAAAAACTGGCAGTATACGAGAAGAACATTGATGAATTTGATGCATTTGTGGACACATTGCAGTAG